A genomic window from Microvirga sp. TS319 includes:
- a CDS encoding response regulator encodes MRILVLEDDPFIASDLQAILEDDGHEVVGVFTSLAETYEHLDDGFDYALLDIDVVGGKSFGVASALAERDIPFAFVSASQPGDLPSSLCRVDFIPKPFEERTILQSISSTSSRAYSC; translated from the coding sequence GTGCGTATCCTGGTTTTGGAAGATGATCCCTTTATCGCCTCCGACCTTCAGGCCATCCTGGAAGATGACGGGCATGAAGTTGTCGGTGTTTTCACTTCGCTTGCTGAGACCTATGAACACCTCGATGATGGGTTCGACTATGCGCTTCTCGATATAGACGTGGTGGGAGGCAAGAGTTTCGGGGTGGCGTCAGCGCTTGCCGAGCGCGATATCCCATTCGCTTTCGTTTCCGCATCTCAACCCGGCGATTTGCCCTCGTCTCTTTGTCGGGTCGACTTCATCCCGAAGCCCTTCGAAGAGCGCACCATTCTGCAATCGATCAGCAGTACTTCTTCGCGTGCTTATTCATGCTAA
- a CDS encoding UV damage endonuclease UvsE, whose amino-acid sequence MSAPRLGFCCKFVPESRNAADARRMNTTTVTMTYLARLEPKAAYDKIASVVSHNLDAITRQIEHVAARPALERLHRLSSDLLPGYTHPSCRRFYEDPDLRDLIERKLASAGQNARVHGVRLSMHPSQFCVIASANSSAVTNGVAEFEYHADVMRHLGYGEGWHPDGAHINIHGGAKAVGAEGVREGLRRLSETARNLITIENDEVSFGLDDLLPLADVVPLVLDLHHHWIKTEGEYIEPDDPRIRVILASWRGVRPLSHVSVSREPLLAEHDIHALPDYGMLIRAGIKPRDLRGHSDLMWNLAVNDLVARHLRWTDFEVEAKLKNVASEGLARHVTGFLPMAG is encoded by the coding sequence ATGTCCGCTCCGAGACTAGGCTTCTGCTGCAAGTTCGTACCCGAAAGCCGTAATGCGGCCGATGCGCGCCGGATGAATACGACGACGGTCACGATGACTTATCTCGCGCGGCTCGAACCGAAGGCGGCATACGACAAGATCGCTTCCGTCGTCTCCCATAATCTGGATGCAATCACACGGCAGATCGAACATGTAGCCGCCCGTCCCGCGCTGGAACGCCTCCATCGCCTTTCGAGCGATCTTTTGCCCGGCTATACGCATCCGAGCTGCCGCCGGTTCTACGAGGACCCTGATTTGAGGGACCTGATCGAACGCAAGCTCGCATCAGCCGGACAGAATGCTCGGGTGCATGGCGTGCGCCTCAGCATGCATCCCAGCCAGTTCTGTGTGATCGCTTCCGCCAATTCATCCGCCGTCACCAACGGTGTGGCCGAGTTCGAGTATCATGCCGACGTGATGCGCCATTTAGGATACGGCGAGGGATGGCACCCTGACGGTGCGCATATCAACATTCATGGTGGAGCGAAGGCGGTCGGAGCCGAGGGAGTCCGGGAAGGGTTGCGGCGTTTGTCGGAAACCGCACGCAACCTCATTACCATAGAGAACGATGAGGTCAGTTTCGGCCTCGACGATCTGCTGCCGCTGGCAGACGTGGTGCCGCTCGTGCTCGATCTGCACCATCACTGGATCAAGACAGAGGGCGAATATATCGAGCCTGACGATCCCAGGATCAGGGTCATCCTTGCCTCCTGGCGCGGCGTCCGGCCGCTCAGCCATGTCAGCGTATCCCGGGAGCCTCTGCTGGCGGAGCACGACATTCATGCGCTTCCAGACTATGGGATGCTCATTCGGGCCGGGATCAAGCCGAGAGACTTGCGCGGCCACTCGGACCTCATGTGGAACCTGGCCGTCAACGATCTCGTCGCGCGCCATCTCAGGTGGACGGACTTCGAGGTGGAGGCGAAACTGAAGAATGTTGCGTCCGAGGGGTTGGCCCGTCATGTGACAGGATTTCTCCCGATGGCCGGGTAA
- a CDS encoding response regulator, whose translation MPESPSTVLLVEDEPLIRLFVAELLEDSGFKVAEAANSTEALVLLEAGLEIDVLLTDVDMPNGCNGFELAQKVHESWPKAEILIMSGRRWPAEGDLPLGAAFLAKPCPNEAIVSHVHSAAERSRRYSGHGNEPPRSQESARILPFPKTA comes from the coding sequence ATGCCCGAGTCCCCATCCACAGTTCTTTTGGTCGAAGACGAACCTCTTATCCGCCTGTTTGTCGCCGAACTCCTGGAGGATTCCGGGTTCAAGGTGGCCGAGGCTGCGAATTCAACGGAAGCGCTCGTTCTCCTGGAAGCAGGCCTCGAGATCGACGTTCTGCTCACGGATGTCGACATGCCAAATGGCTGCAACGGGTTCGAACTTGCCCAAAAGGTGCATGAATCCTGGCCGAAAGCCGAGATCCTCATCATGTCGGGCCGCCGCTGGCCGGCCGAGGGTGATCTGCCTCTGGGAGCGGCCTTTCTGGCTAAGCCGTGCCCGAACGAGGCTATCGTCTCTCACGTCCATTCGGCGGCCGAGCGGTCCCGGCGATACTCCGGTCATGGGAATGAGCCTCCTCGCTCCCAGGAATCGGCGAGAATCCTTCCTTTTCCGAAAACAGCCTAA
- a CDS encoding SWIB/MDM2 domain-containing protein — translation MPTKTTDGKAGAKKAAAKPAAGSKPNALQKPLQPSKELAAIVGSNPLPRGEVVSKMWDYIKKNNLQNPENKREILADDKLQPIFGKPKVTMFEMNKHLAQHLK, via the coding sequence ATGCCGACCAAGACGACAGACGGAAAAGCCGGAGCTAAGAAGGCTGCTGCCAAGCCGGCTGCTGGTTCCAAGCCTAATGCCCTTCAGAAGCCTCTGCAGCCGTCCAAGGAGCTGGCCGCCATCGTGGGCTCGAACCCGCTGCCGCGCGGCGAGGTGGTGAGCAAGATGTGGGACTACATCAAGAAGAACAATCTGCAGAATCCCGAGAACAAGCGCGAGATCCTCGCCGATGACAAGCTGCAGCCGATCTTCGGCAAGCCCAAGGTGACCATGTTCGAGATGAACAAGCACCTCGCGCAGCACCTGAAGTAA
- a CDS encoding D-amino-acid transaminase: MSRIVFLNGSFLPLEEAKVPFMDRGFLFGDGVYEGVGVLEGRLVDNEAHLERLERSLREVRIPNPYSRAEWTHLEEELARRNGMTEGFIYFQVTRGVAERDFTFPENASPGVAMFTQAKPIVNAPAAATGIAVITVPDLRWKRRDIKSVNLLAQVLAKQAAKEAGAQEAWMVEDGFVTEGGSSSGFIITREGRIVVRPLSNAILPGITRKALLALSKDAGIELEERLFTVEEAYEAAEAFMTSASSFVLPIVSIDGHTIGDGRPGPITKKLREIYIRMATAPRMTAE; the protein is encoded by the coding sequence ATGTCCCGCATCGTCTTCCTGAACGGCTCGTTCCTCCCGCTGGAGGAGGCAAAAGTGCCCTTCATGGATCGAGGTTTCCTCTTCGGGGACGGCGTCTATGAAGGGGTCGGCGTGCTGGAGGGGCGCCTTGTCGACAACGAGGCGCATCTCGAACGCCTGGAGCGCTCGCTTCGCGAGGTGCGCATCCCGAACCCCTACAGCCGGGCGGAGTGGACGCATCTCGAGGAGGAACTCGCCCGCCGCAATGGCATGACGGAGGGATTCATCTATTTCCAGGTGACCCGGGGTGTGGCCGAGCGGGATTTCACTTTCCCTGAGAACGCTTCTCCTGGCGTTGCCATGTTCACGCAGGCGAAGCCTATCGTGAATGCGCCCGCGGCCGCGACGGGGATCGCCGTGATCACCGTGCCGGACCTGCGCTGGAAGCGCCGCGACATCAAATCGGTGAACCTGCTCGCCCAGGTTCTCGCCAAACAGGCCGCCAAGGAAGCAGGAGCTCAGGAGGCCTGGATGGTGGAGGACGGGTTCGTGACGGAGGGCGGCTCCTCGAGCGGCTTCATCATCACCAGAGAGGGCCGAATCGTCGTGCGTCCGCTGTCGAACGCCATTCTGCCGGGCATCACCCGCAAGGCGCTTCTGGCTCTGTCGAAAGATGCGGGAATCGAACTCGAGGAGCGATTGTTCACGGTCGAGGAGGCCTATGAGGCCGCGGAGGCTTTCATGACGAGCGCATCCAGTTTCGTGCTCCCCATCGTTTCCATCGATGGACACACGATAGGCGACGGGAGGCCCGGTCCGATCACGAAGAAGCTGCGCGAGATCTATATCAGGATGGCCACAGCCCCGCGCATGACTGCCGAATAA
- a CDS encoding DUF1134 domain-containing protein produces the protein MRSRFSLAAAAALAGLVGAFPLQAAAQNVQRAYATNPGGPNSFNSNELVESGHSFFGSASRGLATALEEAVRRWGEPNGYILGQEASGALIGGLRYGEGKLFTRNAGQRKIFWQGPSVGFDFGGEGARTMMLVYNMPFTDALYKRFVGIDGSAYFLGGFGVTALAADEMIVVPIRTGVGARLGVNMGYLKFTPEPTWNPF, from the coding sequence ATGCGCTCCCGATTTTCATTGGCTGCTGCGGCGGCTTTGGCCGGCCTTGTCGGCGCTTTTCCCCTTCAGGCTGCGGCCCAGAACGTGCAGCGCGCCTATGCGACCAATCCGGGTGGGCCGAACTCATTCAATTCCAACGAACTGGTCGAGTCCGGCCATTCGTTCTTCGGCTCGGCCTCCCGGGGCCTTGCGACGGCCCTTGAGGAAGCCGTGCGCCGGTGGGGTGAACCCAACGGGTATATTCTCGGTCAGGAGGCCTCCGGAGCCCTCATTGGCGGTCTTCGCTATGGCGAGGGCAAGCTGTTCACGCGCAATGCAGGCCAGCGCAAGATCTTCTGGCAGGGGCCGTCGGTCGGCTTCGACTTCGGCGGCGAAGGCGCCCGGACCATGATGCTCGTCTACAACATGCCGTTCACGGACGCCCTCTATAAGCGCTTCGTGGGCATCGACGGCTCCGCGTATTTCCTCGGCGGCTTCGGCGTGACGGCTCTGGCGGCAGACGAAATGATCGTGGTTCCGATCCGCACCGGCGTCGGCGCGCGGCTCGGCGTCAATATGGGCTACCTGAAATTCACGCCGGAGCCGACCTGGAATCCCTTCTAG
- a CDS encoding 3'(2'),5'-bisphosphate nucleotidase CysQ, whose product MRLDVSQPDEIALRLAPIAAEAAHLLRGMENALIEKRVKPDGSPTTAADLAAEEMIIRRLHEAWPHVPVVAEETASTAHAEDVFFLVDPLDGTGDFIRGTGEYSVNIAMIRKNRPLAAAVAAPALGAIWIAGTKARTSAMPEQDQATFDWRDIRVRSAPDEGLVALVSRRHGDIATEACLSTLSIGTRRMTSSALKFCLIASGEADIYVRCGATMEWDTAAGDHVLCCAGGSVVGPGGAPLTYGHEERGYLNGPFAALGDVSLAPKLDLPAAVA is encoded by the coding sequence ATGCGGCTCGATGTCTCTCAACCCGACGAAATCGCCCTGAGGCTTGCCCCCATAGCCGCAGAGGCTGCCCACCTCCTCCGCGGCATGGAGAATGCGCTGATCGAAAAGCGCGTCAAGCCCGACGGAAGCCCGACGACAGCGGCCGACCTGGCCGCCGAAGAGATGATCATCCGCCGTCTGCACGAAGCCTGGCCCCATGTGCCGGTGGTTGCGGAGGAGACGGCCAGCACGGCCCATGCGGAGGATGTCTTCTTCCTGGTGGATCCGCTCGACGGCACGGGCGACTTCATTCGCGGCACGGGCGAGTACAGCGTCAACATCGCGATGATCCGAAAGAACCGCCCGCTGGCTGCCGCCGTGGCGGCCCCGGCCCTGGGCGCCATCTGGATCGCAGGCACAAAGGCGCGGACGAGCGCCATGCCGGAACAGGACCAGGCGACCTTCGACTGGCGCGACATCAGGGTCAGGAGCGCCCCCGACGAGGGCCTTGTCGCCCTCGTGAGCCGCCGGCACGGCGACATCGCCACGGAGGCGTGCCTGTCCACGCTCTCCATCGGCACAAGGCGCATGACGTCCTCTGCGCTCAAGTTCTGCCTCATCGCCTCGGGTGAGGCCGACATCTATGTGCGCTGTGGGGCGACGATGGAATGGGATACGGCAGCGGGCGACCATGTTCTCTGCTGCGCCGGGGGCAGTGTCGTCGGCCCCGGCGGCGCACCTCTGACCTATGGGCATGAGGAGCGCGGCTATCTCAATGGCCCCTTCGCCGCCCTGGGCGATGTCTCCCTCGCGCCCAAGCTGGATCTTCCGGCAGCGGTGGCCTGA
- the chpT gene encoding histidine phosphotransferase ChpT, whose translation MATISLDSLDLAALLCSRVCHDVISPVGAIVNGLEVLEDDNDTSMREFALDLIQKSARQASARLQFARLAFGAAGSAGASIDLGDAEQVARGLFLDDKISFSWASPRLLFPKNRVKLLLNLIMIAITAIPRGGSIAVAVTGDAESCEFSIRAKGLNARIPAHSQDLLAGDSESGTVDAHGIQIYYAGMVARASNMSIAFSIEGDEVTITSRTA comes from the coding sequence ATGGCCACCATCTCTCTTGATTCGCTCGATCTCGCCGCCCTCCTTTGCTCGCGCGTCTGCCACGACGTGATTTCGCCGGTGGGCGCGATCGTCAACGGGCTCGAGGTCCTGGAGGATGACAACGACACCTCGATGCGCGAGTTCGCTCTCGATCTGATCCAGAAAAGCGCCCGTCAGGCCTCCGCCCGCCTTCAGTTCGCGCGTCTCGCCTTCGGCGCGGCCGGCTCCGCCGGGGCCTCCATCGACCTCGGCGATGCCGAGCAAGTCGCGCGGGGCCTGTTCCTCGACGACAAGATCAGCTTCTCGTGGGCCTCGCCGCGCCTTCTGTTCCCGAAGAACAGGGTCAAGCTTCTCCTCAACCTGATCATGATCGCCATCACGGCGATTCCGCGCGGCGGCTCCATCGCCGTGGCGGTGACGGGCGATGCGGAGAGTTGCGAGTTCTCGATCAGGGCCAAGGGCCTCAATGCGCGCATTCCCGCCCATTCGCAGGATCTGCTCGCGGGCGACTCGGAGAGCGGCACGGTGGATGCTCACGGCATCCAGATCTATTATGCCGGCATGGTGGCGCGAGCGTCCAACATGAGCATCGCGTTCAGCATCGAGGGCGATGAGGTGACGATCACATCGAGGACGGCATAG
- a CDS encoding LysR family transcriptional regulator, whose translation MSRRRLPSLNALAAFEAAARLGRMTLAAEELSVTHGAVSKQVRNLEEILGVRLFEGPKNSLRVTDAGRTLLSHLTVGLDHIEAGVRAVADEENGVLDVSCTGTFSMRWLIPRLHRFQDKYPGVEVRLSASYAPVDFARERYEIAVRLADSPLPPEVPLTTLFPEYVGPVLSPVLAKRLHLKEPQDLESAPILHTVTRRSAWHDWFDRAGWLRSSNLAGTDYEHFYYMLEAATAGLGVCIAPWQLVIDDIRAQRLLAPFGFIPSGMNYIAVQRPRRNRKAQAFCSWLAEEASRTPMPSSM comes from the coding sequence ATGAGCCGGCGCCGCCTTCCCTCTCTCAACGCCCTCGCGGCCTTCGAAGCCGCCGCCCGCCTGGGCCGCATGACGCTTGCGGCGGAAGAGTTGTCGGTGACCCATGGCGCCGTCAGCAAGCAGGTCAGGAATCTCGAAGAGATCCTCGGCGTACGGCTCTTCGAGGGCCCGAAGAACTCCCTGCGCGTGACGGATGCCGGAAGGACGCTGCTGTCCCATTTGACCGTCGGCCTCGATCATATCGAGGCAGGCGTGCGGGCTGTCGCCGATGAAGAGAACGGCGTCCTGGATGTCTCCTGCACGGGCACGTTCAGCATGCGCTGGCTCATCCCTCGGCTCCATCGCTTTCAGGACAAGTATCCTGGCGTGGAGGTGCGGCTGTCCGCTTCCTATGCACCGGTTGACTTTGCGCGGGAGCGCTATGAGATCGCCGTTCGCCTGGCCGATTCTCCGTTGCCGCCGGAGGTGCCGCTCACGACGCTCTTCCCGGAATATGTCGGGCCTGTCCTCTCGCCTGTGCTCGCAAAGCGCCTCCACCTTAAGGAACCGCAGGACCTCGAGAGCGCCCCGATCCTTCATACGGTCACGCGGCGCAGTGCATGGCACGACTGGTTCGATCGGGCAGGATGGCTCAGGTCATCCAACCTCGCGGGAACCGACTACGAACACTTTTATTACATGCTCGAGGCCGCAACGGCGGGACTCGGTGTATGCATCGCGCCGTGGCAGCTCGTGATCGACGACATCCGGGCGCAACGGCTACTGGCGCCGTTCGGTTTTATTCCCAGCGGCATGAACTATATCGCCGTCCAACGCCCCCGGAGGAACCGGAAGGCGCAGGCCTTCTGCTCATGGCTTGCCGAGGAGGCGTCGAGGACGCCTATGCCGTCCTCGATGTGA
- a CDS encoding EamA family transporter, producing MEPVVFAAVLSAACLHAGWNAIIKVGLDRFSSLLLIVLAQIGLSVILLPFFASPAAAAWPWILASAVIHTGYKLSLISAYEHGDLSQVYPLARGTAPLIVALISTMFIGEAMSFPKLLAIASIGLGVGLMSLGSGVSGRMPPKAFAFALLTACCTASYTLVDGIGARLSETASGFILVSTLIDGILTCTYAWATRGPGAFIKTRPFWRSGLAAGAMSLASYWVVIWAFTKAPIPLVAALRETSVLMALLIGIVFLKERVGPSRIMAGSLIACGVVLMRF from the coding sequence ATGGAGCCCGTCGTTTTTGCCGCCGTCCTCTCTGCAGCCTGCCTGCATGCAGGTTGGAACGCCATCATCAAGGTTGGTCTCGACCGATTCTCGTCCCTCCTGCTGATCGTCCTGGCGCAGATCGGCCTCAGCGTCATTCTTCTCCCGTTCTTTGCATCGCCTGCCGCGGCTGCGTGGCCTTGGATTCTTGCATCCGCCGTCATTCATACCGGATACAAGCTGTCGCTCATCAGCGCTTACGAGCATGGAGATCTTTCCCAGGTCTATCCTCTCGCGCGCGGCACCGCGCCGCTCATCGTCGCGCTTATCAGCACGATGTTCATCGGTGAAGCGATGTCTTTTCCTAAGCTGCTGGCCATCGCTTCCATAGGACTCGGAGTCGGTCTCATGTCGCTCGGGAGCGGAGTGAGCGGCCGGATGCCGCCGAAGGCGTTCGCATTCGCGCTCCTGACCGCCTGTTGCACCGCTTCCTATACGCTGGTCGACGGCATCGGTGCGCGCCTCTCGGAAACCGCATCGGGGTTCATTCTTGTGTCGACGCTCATCGACGGAATCCTGACTTGTACCTATGCGTGGGCAACCCGCGGTCCTGGAGCCTTCATCAAGACCCGACCCTTCTGGCGCAGCGGCCTTGCTGCGGGAGCAATGTCGCTTGCATCCTACTGGGTTGTGATCTGGGCCTTTACGAAAGCGCCCATTCCTCTGGTCGCCGCGCTGCGCGAGACGAGTGTTCTGATGGCGCTGTTGATCGGGATCGTCTTCCTGAAGGAACGCGTCGGTCCCAGCCGGATCATGGCCGGATCGTTGATCGCCTGTGGGGTAGTTCTTATGCGCTTTTAG
- the ctrA gene encoding response regulator transcription factor CtrA — translation MRVLLIEDDSATAQSIELMLKSENFNIYTTDLGEEGIDLGKLYDYDIILLDLNLPDMSGYEVLRTLRVAKVKTPILILSGMAGIEDKVKGLGFGADDYLTKPFHKDEMVARIHAIVRRSKGHAQSVITTGDLVVNLDTKTVEVSGARVHLTGKEYQMLELLSLRKGTTLTKEMFLNHLYGGMDEPELKIIDVFICKLRKKLANASQGKNYIETVWGRGYVLREPNEAEERIAI, via the coding sequence ATGCGCGTACTTCTCATCGAAGACGATAGCGCGACAGCGCAAAGCATCGAGCTGATGCTGAAGTCCGAGAACTTCAATATCTATACGACGGATCTCGGCGAAGAGGGCATCGACCTCGGCAAGCTCTACGACTATGACATCATCCTTCTCGACCTGAACCTTCCCGACATGTCGGGCTATGAGGTCCTGCGCACGCTGCGCGTCGCGAAGGTGAAGACGCCGATTCTGATCCTTTCCGGCATGGCTGGCATCGAAGACAAGGTGAAGGGTCTCGGCTTCGGTGCCGACGATTATCTGACGAAGCCTTTCCACAAGGACGAGATGGTCGCCCGCATTCACGCCATCGTGCGCCGCTCGAAGGGCCATGCACAGTCGGTGATCACCACGGGAGATCTCGTCGTGAATCTCGACACCAAGACGGTCGAGGTCAGCGGTGCCCGGGTGCATCTGACAGGCAAGGAATACCAGATGCTCGAGCTGCTCTCGCTGCGCAAGGGCACGACGCTCACCAAGGAGATGTTCCTGAACCATCTCTATGGCGGCATGGACGAACCGGAGCTGAAAATCATCGACGTCTTCATCTGCAAGCTGCGCAAGAAGCTCGCGAATGCATCGCAGGGCAAGAACTATATCGAGACCGTCTGGGGTCGTGGCTATGTGCTGCGCGAACCGAACGAGGCCGAGGAGCGCATCGCGATCTGA
- a CDS encoding flagellar export protein FliJ, whose product MKSRDTLIRLKRFQVDEKRRRVAQIEMMIAEFDRMAADLDREITAEEQKAGITDPNHFAYPTYARAAAQRRDNLRMSAQNLHTQLDDAKAELGEAFEDLKRAESLEDRERVGERSSLDPTISQMGQARALRAIA is encoded by the coding sequence ATGAAGTCGCGGGATACGCTCATCCGCCTCAAGCGCTTTCAAGTCGACGAGAAACGTCGGAGGGTGGCGCAGATCGAGATGATGATCGCCGAGTTCGACCGCATGGCGGCTGATCTTGATCGGGAGATCACAGCGGAGGAGCAGAAGGCCGGGATCACCGATCCGAACCATTTCGCCTATCCGACCTATGCTCGCGCCGCGGCCCAGCGGCGGGACAACCTTCGCATGTCGGCTCAGAACCTTCACACCCAGCTCGACGATGCCAAGGCCGAACTCGGAGAGGCGTTCGAGGACCTGAAGAGAGCCGAAAGCCTGGAAGATCGGGAGCGCGTTGGCGAGCGCTCGTCCCTCGATCCGACCATCAGCCAGATGGGCCAGGCGCGTGCCCTGCGGGCCATCGCCTGA
- a CDS encoding GNAT family N-acetyltransferase: protein MTNLQTALNLSGYTDLPPGKVAAIVTYLEMHSPPPTLRAEAVEGWSLQPLNTDHARYRTLFRKIGEPWLWFSRVLMPDEELAGILDDPKVEAYALHDGRDDIGLLEIDFRPEQEAELAFLGVAPGAIGKGAGRYLLSEAVRRAFARPIDRFFVHTCSLDHPAALTFYMRSGFTPYRRAVEVSDDPRLQGHLPRDCAPQVPVIG, encoded by the coding sequence ATGACGAACCTGCAGACGGCGCTGAATCTGAGCGGTTACACGGATCTCCCGCCGGGGAAGGTCGCGGCCATCGTCACCTATCTTGAGATGCACTCTCCACCTCCGACTCTTCGTGCGGAAGCTGTGGAAGGCTGGTCGCTCCAGCCTCTCAACACAGACCACGCCCGATACAGAACTTTGTTTCGCAAGATCGGTGAGCCTTGGTTATGGTTCAGCCGCGTGCTGATGCCCGACGAGGAGCTCGCAGGCATTCTCGATGACCCGAAGGTCGAAGCCTATGCATTGCACGACGGCAGGGACGATATCGGACTTCTGGAAATCGACTTCCGTCCGGAGCAGGAAGCCGAATTGGCCTTTCTCGGCGTTGCGCCTGGAGCGATCGGCAAAGGAGCCGGACGTTATCTCCTCAGCGAGGCGGTCCGCAGAGCCTTCGCACGACCGATCGACCGCTTCTTCGTTCACACTTGCAGCCTCGATCACCCGGCCGCCCTCACCTTCTATATGCGCTCGGGCTTCACGCCCTATCGTCGGGCCGTCGAGGTATCGGACGACCCCCGGCTTCAGGGACATCTTCCGCGCGACTGCGCGCCCCAGGTTCCGGTGATCGGCTGA
- a CDS encoding lysylphosphatidylglycerol synthase domain-containing protein, producing the protein MKKVREFIWPVIGLVAVVVSIWLLYRELRGMSLDDVWGSLTAVPSHRYALAGLSTLVAYAALAWYDRIALLHLGVRHISWLFVSITSFTTYALSHNIGASVFSGAVVRYRAYTSKGLGAPQIAVLVALCSFTFGLGTILLGGLVLTVDPTLLHRLEDLLPSALTNPATARTVGLLLLAFVVLYVAGSILHLPPLVIRKAKLEYPRPAIMVRQLIAAPLELLGAAGIIYFVLPAHLEPSFLVVLAVFLASFSAALVSHAPGGLGVFELVFLTAMPDIPKADVLAALIIFRLFYLLIPFAMSLVVVLLFERARLAQAWRTRGAVDKGSIPPPPLSSSDQ; encoded by the coding sequence ATGAAGAAAGTGCGTGAGTTCATCTGGCCCGTCATTGGGCTCGTAGCGGTTGTCGTGTCCATCTGGCTTCTGTATCGTGAATTGCGCGGGATGTCCCTCGACGATGTTTGGGGCAGCCTGACGGCCGTGCCGTCTCACCGTTACGCTTTGGCCGGTCTGTCCACCCTTGTCGCTTATGCTGCCCTGGCTTGGTACGATCGGATCGCGCTCCTTCACCTCGGGGTGCGCCACATTTCGTGGCTTTTCGTGTCCATTACGTCCTTCACGACCTATGCCCTGTCCCACAATATCGGCGCTTCGGTGTTTTCCGGCGCGGTCGTGCGCTATCGCGCCTACACCTCCAAGGGGCTGGGGGCGCCGCAGATCGCCGTTCTCGTCGCTCTTTGCTCCTTCACGTTCGGTCTCGGTACGATCCTTCTCGGCGGCCTTGTGCTGACCGTCGATCCGACGCTCCTGCATCGTCTGGAAGATCTGCTGCCTTCCGCACTCACCAATCCGGCGACCGCCCGGACCGTCGGCCTGCTGCTTCTGGCTTTCGTCGTCCTTTATGTCGCGGGCTCGATCCTGCATCTGCCCCCGCTCGTGATCCGCAAGGCCAAGCTGGAATATCCGCGTCCGGCCATCATGGTACGCCAGCTGATCGCCGCGCCCCTTGAGCTGCTCGGGGCCGCCGGCATCATCTATTTCGTGCTTCCGGCCCATCTCGAGCCGAGTTTCCTGGTCGTGCTCGCCGTGTTCCTCGCCTCGTTTTCAGCGGCGCTGGTGAGCCATGCGCCCGGCGGGCTCGGGGTTTTCGAACTGGTGTTCCTCACGGCGATGCCCGACATTCCCAAGGCGGATGTGCTCGCGGCGCTCATCATCTTCCGCCTTTTCTATCTGCTGATCCCCTTTGCCATGTCGCTGGTCGTCGTGCTCCTCTTCGAGAGGGCCCGTCTGGCGCAGGCATGGCGGACGAGAGGAGCCGTCGACAAGGGCTCCATCCCGCCGCCGCCACTCTCCTCGTCCGATCAATAG
- a CDS encoding DUF1153 domain-containing protein yields MTEPHRPRVKYVIGPDGSPLTIADLPPSSTRRWVIRRKAEVVAAVRGGLLSLEEACQRYTLTTEEFLSWQMSIDQHGLAGLRTTRIQQYRQ; encoded by the coding sequence ATGACCGAACCCCACCGCCCAAGGGTCAAGTATGTCATTGGGCCCGACGGCAGTCCCCTGACGATTGCCGACCTACCGCCCTCCAGCACCCGCCGCTGGGTCATCCGCCGCAAGGCCGAAGTCGTCGCCGCCGTTAGGGGCGGCCTTTTGAGCCTCGAGGAAGCCTGCCAGCGCTACACGCTGACGACGGAAGAGTTTCTGAGCTGGCAGATGTCCATCGATCAACACGGCCTCGCCGGCCTCCGGACCACCCGCATTCAGCAGTACCGGCAGTAA